One window of the Triticum dicoccoides isolate Atlit2015 ecotype Zavitan chromosome 3B, WEW_v2.0, whole genome shotgun sequence genome contains the following:
- the LOC119274471 gene encoding protein DETOXIFICATION 29-like isoform X3 has protein sequence MRRTLATKSWEESKLLWRLAFPAVLTEVFQFSIGFVTASFVGHIGVVELAAVTVVESILEGFAYGVLFGMGCALDTLCGQAVGAGQLDLLGVYVQQSWIVCGAAAVALTPAYAFATPILGSLLRQPAAVAAAAGPYARWAIPRLLAHAANFPLQKFFQTQSRVWALTAITGAALAAHVALTYVAVNRLRYGLRGAAVAGNVSYWLIDAAQFAYLVSGRFPDAWKGFSVVAFRNLAAFVKISLVSAAMICLEFWYYAALLILVGLLKNGQLQLDIMSVCINYEFWTMMVALGLSEAVSVRVSNELGGSRPKEAKFAVAVAAITSALIGATFMAVFFIWRRGLPRLFSDDEDVVDGAARLGYLLAVTVFFGSIGPVLSGVAVGAGWQMQVAFVNIGCYYLVGIPVGVLLGFKFKLGALARCYRWLYFFSPLREQSGRNRPCWQRRGSRRLEGRMNTTH, from the exons ATGAGGAGGACGCTGGCGACGAAGAGCTGGGAGGAGTCGAAGCTGCTATGGCGTCTGGCCTTCCCGGCGGTCCTGACCGAGGTGTTCCAGTTCTCCATCGGCTTCGTCACCGCCAGCTTCGTCGGGCACATCGGCGTCGTCGAGCTCGCCGCGGTCACCGTCGTCGAGAGCATCCTGGAGGGCTTCGCCTACGGAGTCCTG TTCGGCATGGGGTGCGCGCTGGACACGCTGTGCGGGCAGGCGGTGGGCGCCGGGCAGCTGGACCTGCTGGGCGTGTACGTGCAGCAGTCATGGATCGTCTGCGGCGCGGCCGCGGTGGCGCTCACGCCGGCGTACGCCTTCGCCACGCCGATCCTGGGGTCCCTCCTCCGGCAGCCGGCCGCCGTCGCGGCCGCCGCGGGGCCGTACGCGCGGTGGGCGATCCCGCGGCTGCTCGCGCACGCCGCCAACTTCCCGCTGCAGAAGTTCTTCCAGACgcagagcagggtgtgggccctgaCGGCCATCACCGGCGCCGCGCTCGCCGCCCACGTCGCGCTCACCTACGTCGCCGTCAACCGGCTCAGGTACGGCCTCCGCGGGGCGGCCGTCGCGGGCAACGTCTCCTACTGGCTCATCGACGCCGCGCAGTTCGCCTACCTGGTCAGCGGCCGGTTCCCCGACGCGTGGAAGGGGTTCTCCGTTGTCGCCTTCAGGAACCTCGCCGCCTTCGTCAAGATCTCCCTCGTGTCCGCCGCCATGATCTG CTTGGAGTTTTGGTACTACGCCGCATTACTCATTCTGGTGGGTCTCCTCAAGAATGGCCAGCTCCAGCTTGATATCATGTCAGTCTG CATCAACTACGAGTTCTGGACCATGATGGTGGCGCTGGGCTTGAGCGAAGCAGTCAGCGTCAGGGTGTCGAACGAGCTCGGAGGGAGCAGACCCAAGGAGGCCAAGTTCGCGGTGGCCGTGGCGGCGATAACATCCGCACTCATCGGGGCCACCTTCATGGCCGTCTTCTTCATCTGGAGGAGAGGCTTGCCTAGGCTCTTCAGCGACGACGAGGACGTGGTCGACGGAGCGGCGAGACTGGGGTACCTGCTCGCCGTCACCGTCTTCTTCGGCAGCATCGGGCCAGTGCTCTCAG GCGTGGCCGTGGGGGCGGGGTGGCAGATGCAGGTGGCATTCGTGAACATCGGTTGCTACTACTTGGTGGGCATTCCGGTTGGTGTCCTGCTTGGATTCAAGTTCAAACTTGGTGCATTG GCACGTTGCTACAGATGGTTATACTT